The genome window GATAGGAATAGACTTTGGGCTTAAATTTTTTGCATAAAAAAACTCATGATATTTTTCATTTTCAAGATTAAGCGGATATTTGCATTCATTAAGCAAATCAATAACATTTTCAAATTTAGGCATTTGAGTAAGTTTATCTTTATAATGCAAAAAACAAAGTCTTAAAATATACTCATTATCCTTGCTTAAAGCTAAAATTTCTTTTAATTTTTGTTCTTGTTCTTTGGAGCTTGTTTGAATTTTCAAAGCCTTTATCAAAGCTTTTTCTGCATATATATTTTCTCCTAGCTCAAACAAACATTCTAAAACATCTAAAACCTTATCGTAATCTTTAAGTTTTAAATAAACAATTTTTAAAAGTTTTAAGCTTTCTTTATTGCGTGCTTTTATTTTTAAAGCATTCAATAAAGCTTCTACGCTACGCTCTAAAAATCCTGCTTTTAAATAAACCTGTGCCAATGAAAAAAAGATAAACTCTTTTTGGCTTGCCTCGTTTGCTTTTTTCAAAGCTATGAGATAAATTCCCACGGCTTTTTCAAATTCTCCACTTTTGGTAAAAATTTGAGCTAAAAAATTTAAATTTTCAATGCTCAAATTAGCGTTTTTTAAAATTTGTTGATGTGTGGAGTTGATTTCAAATTTTTTTACAAAACGATCAAGTTTGCTTTTTTGATCTTTGCTTGCAAAAATACGCCATATATAATGCGAACTAGCAATGATAAAAACCAAAGCAGTTAAAACAATAAGACCAAACAAAGGATCGCGATATTCCACAAAGAAAAAATCCATAACCTTGCAACTTAATTTTCAAATTTATAACAATTATAGCTAAATGCTTATATAATTTTCTTTAAGGTTTAAAGATGATAGAACAAGCAAGTATAGAACAACTTTTACAAAAAACAGATATTGTTGATATCATAGCTCATTATGTTGAAGTGAAAAAACAAGGCTCAAGCTATGTTTGCGTTTGTCCTTTTCATGATGATAAAAATCCTAGTATGCATATTAATTCTATTAAAGGATTTTATCATTGTTTTGCATGCAAGGCTGGGGGTAATGTTTTTAAATTTGTAATGGATTATGAGAAATTAAACTTTGTTGAAGCGGTGGAAAAAGTTGCTTCGTGGAGTAATTTTTCGCTTACTTACACCTCACAAAAACAAGACAATAAAAAATCCATCATTCATATCTTACCTACCCTTAATGCCTTTTATAAACAAAATTTAGCCAAAAACAAAGAAGCCCTAGCTTATCTTTATAAAAGAGGTTTAAATGATGAAGATATTAGAACTTTTGAACTAGGTTTTGCGCCAAGTTCTAATGAAACACTAAGACTTTTACAAAATGAGCAAATCACCCAAGAAGAGGCTTTAGAGGTAGGTGCGATAAAACAAAATGAAAATGGTGCCTATGCAAGTTTTATTAACCGCATTACTTTTAGCATTTATGATCATAAAAATTTACTCATAGGCTTTGGTGGTAGAACTTTAGATGAAACAAATATGGCAAAATATGTTAATTCTCCCCAAAGCAAACTTTTTGACAAATCACGCGTTTTTTACGCACTTAATTTAGCAAAAGATACCATTTATAAACAAAAAGAAATGATAATTTGTGAGGGTTATATGGATGCTATAGCCTTTCATAAAGCAGGATTTAAAAATGCTGTAGCGGTTTTAGGAACTGCCCTAGGAGAGCACCATATACCCTTAATCAAACGATTTGAAGCAAGAGTGGTTTTGTGTTTTGACAATGATAATGCAGGGCTTAATGCTGCTGTGCGTTCGGCACATTTGCTAAGTTTAGCAAAAATTGATGGAAAAGTGGTCTTAATAGAAGGCGGAAAAGATCCAGCCGAACTCATAGCAACTCATCAAGAAAAATTACTTTTTAATATTTTAGAAAAAGGTATAGAACTTGGAGAATTTTATATAAGAAGTTTGATTGCAGGTTGTGATTTAAACTCAGTACTTAGCAAACAAAAAGCTTTAGAAGAGGTGCAAAAATACACTTTTAATCTTGAGCCTTTAATAGCGAATTCTTATACTACTTTAGTAGCAAATCTTTTGGGTGTAAATATTAATGATATAAAACTTTCTAAAAATACAAGAAAAAACATAAACTTTACCAATCCTATAAAACAAAGTAAAATCAATAATATAAGCGAATTAGAGCTTTTGAAATTTTTATATGAAAATAATGAAACTATAGGGCTTTTTAA of Campylobacter lari contains these proteins:
- the dnaG gene encoding DNA primase → MIEQASIEQLLQKTDIVDIIAHYVEVKKQGSSYVCVCPFHDDKNPSMHINSIKGFYHCFACKAGGNVFKFVMDYEKLNFVEAVEKVASWSNFSLTYTSQKQDNKKSIIHILPTLNAFYKQNLAKNKEALAYLYKRGLNDEDIRTFELGFAPSSNETLRLLQNEQITQEEALEVGAIKQNENGAYASFINRITFSIYDHKNLLIGFGGRTLDETNMAKYVNSPQSKLFDKSRVFYALNLAKDTIYKQKEMIICEGYMDAIAFHKAGFKNAVAVLGTALGEHHIPLIKRFEARVVLCFDNDNAGLNAAVRSAHLLSLAKIDGKVVLIEGGKDPAELIATHQEKLLFNILEKGIELGEFYIRSLIAGCDLNSVLSKQKALEEVQKYTFNLEPLIANSYTTLVANLLGVNINDIKLSKNTRKNINFTNPIKQSKINNISELELLKFLYENNETIGLFKLLSTKEYFLHQDIAKAILEQKNFEDPSIRELYEFENIKNLSNLEEFLYAICKINLAYFNKLKSLNLKQAFKKQIYNLLNQNLEKIKKSYQNDEVFFNHLIEVLKSVHFLDDEESLELFLNRLQKNIKDKKAIHYNFKEEVF